A single genomic interval of Nocardioides nitrophenolicus harbors:
- the prcA gene encoding proteasome subunit alpha, producing MSTPFYVSPEQLMKDRADFARKGIARGRSLAAVQYADGVLLVTENPSQALHKVSELYDRLAFAAVGRYNEFENLRIAGVRLADMRGYAYDRRDVTGRGLANAYAQTLGTIFSSGGEKPYEVEIFVAEVGSRADEDQIYRLTYEGRVADEHGFAVMGGDSETVSTYLSAHYAAGASLASALAVAVAALGHTGDGDRVIPVEDLEVAVLDRTRVQPRKFSRLRPARVAELLGPRGTPEHAAPLPDDGVQAGGVSGGSGSSGGGESSGGAGSDDPGDPTDQVSGDVPPLENPTSGEPPSGEPPVAPPL from the coding sequence ATGAGCACCCCCTTCTACGTCTCGCCCGAGCAGCTGATGAAGGACCGGGCCGACTTCGCCCGCAAGGGCATCGCCCGCGGCCGGTCCCTCGCGGCGGTGCAGTACGCCGACGGCGTCCTGCTCGTCACCGAGAACCCCTCCCAGGCCCTCCACAAGGTCTCCGAGCTCTACGACCGCCTCGCCTTCGCCGCCGTCGGCCGCTACAACGAGTTCGAGAACCTCCGCATCGCCGGCGTCCGGCTCGCCGACATGCGCGGCTACGCGTACGACCGCCGCGACGTCACCGGCCGCGGCCTCGCCAACGCCTACGCCCAGACCCTCGGCACCATCTTCTCCTCCGGCGGCGAGAAGCCCTACGAGGTCGAGATCTTCGTCGCCGAGGTCGGCTCGCGCGCGGACGAGGACCAGATCTACCGCCTCACCTACGAGGGCCGGGTCGCCGACGAGCACGGCTTCGCCGTCATGGGCGGCGACAGCGAGACGGTCTCGACGTACCTGTCCGCCCACTACGCCGCCGGCGCCTCCCTGGCCTCGGCCCTCGCAGTCGCCGTGGCCGCACTCGGTCACACCGGCGACGGCGACCGGGTGATCCCCGTCGAGGACCTCGAGGTAGCGGTCCTCGACCGGACCCGGGTGCAGCCGCGGAAGTTCTCCCGCCTCCGCCCCGCCCGCGTCGCCGAGCTCCTCGGCCCCCGCGGCACCCCCGAGCACGCCGCGCCGCTGCCCGACGACGGGGTGCAGGCTGGCGGGGTGTCCGGAGGGTCGGGGTCGTCTGGGGGTGGCGAGTCGTCCGGGGGTGCCGGGTCGGACGATCCTGGCGACCCGACCGACCAGGTCTCCGGCGACGTACCGCCGCTGGAGAACCCCACTAGTGGTGAGCCGCCCTCTGGGGAGCCGCCTGTCGCGCCCCCGCTCTAG
- the prcB gene encoding proteasome subunit beta — translation MSDARIPGAFLRPGTSSFSDFLAENAPDLLPARRSLPAGATGAGDLAPHGTTIVAVTFPGGLVMAGDRRATMGNVIAQRDIQKVFPADEYSVVGIAGTAGLAVEMVRLFQVELEHYEKIEGSILSLDGKANRLSALIRANLGMAMQGLAVVPMFAGFDLDSGTGRIFGYDVTGGRHEEASFFTVGSGSLFARGALKKLWRDDLSSDDAVRVCLQALYDAADDDSATGGPDLTRRIFPIVWVVTADGAVALDEATIGALADQVVGARMGRPDGPLAPLPGAGEEA, via the coding sequence ATGAGCGACGCGCGCATCCCGGGCGCTTTCCTGCGCCCGGGCACCTCCTCCTTCAGCGACTTCCTCGCCGAGAACGCCCCTGACCTGCTGCCGGCGCGCCGGTCGCTGCCCGCCGGTGCGACCGGCGCCGGCGACCTCGCGCCCCACGGCACGACCATCGTCGCGGTGACCTTCCCCGGCGGCCTGGTGATGGCCGGCGACCGCCGCGCCACCATGGGCAACGTGATCGCCCAGCGCGACATCCAGAAGGTCTTCCCGGCCGACGAGTACTCCGTGGTCGGCATCGCCGGCACCGCCGGGCTCGCCGTCGAGATGGTGCGTCTGTTCCAGGTCGAGCTCGAGCACTACGAGAAGATCGAAGGCTCGATCCTCTCCCTCGACGGCAAGGCCAACCGGCTCTCCGCGCTGATCCGCGCCAACCTCGGCATGGCCATGCAGGGCCTCGCCGTCGTCCCCATGTTCGCCGGCTTCGACCTCGACAGCGGCACCGGCCGGATCTTCGGCTACGACGTCACCGGCGGCCGCCACGAGGAGGCGTCCTTCTTCACCGTCGGCTCGGGCTCGCTGTTCGCCCGCGGCGCGCTGAAGAAGCTCTGGCGCGACGACCTGTCGTCCGACGACGCCGTCCGGGTCTGCCTGCAGGCGCTCTACGACGCCGCCGACGACGACTCCGCCACCGGCGGCCCCGACCTGACCCGCCGGATCTTCCCGATCGTGTGGGTCGTCACCGCCGACGGCGCGGTCGCCCTCGACGAGGCCACCATCGGCGCCCTCGCCGACCAGGTGGTGGGCGCCCGGATGGGCCGCCCCGACGGTCCACTGGCACCCCTGCCCGGCGCGGGGGAGGAGGCCTGA
- a CDS encoding ubiquitin-like protein Pup, producing the protein MAQEQKQPRRSDEAEETTEVAPESDVAERKEALDDDVDAILDEIDDVLETNAEDFVKSFIQKGGE; encoded by the coding sequence ATGGCTCAGGAGCAGAAGCAGCCGCGCAGGTCCGACGAGGCGGAGGAGACGACCGAGGTCGCTCCCGAGTCCGACGTGGCCGAGCGCAAGGAGGCCCTCGACGACGACGTCGACGCGATCCTCGACGAGATCGACGACGTCCTCGAGACCAACGCCGAGGACTTCGTGAAGTCGTTCATCCAGAAGGGCGGCGAGTAG
- the dop gene encoding depupylase/deamidase Dop, giving the protein MSVRRVMGTEVEYGISVQGQPTANPMVASSQVVNAYATATVRARRARWDFEEESPLRDARGFDMSRQIADPTQLTDEDLGLANVILTNGARLYVDHAHPEYSTPEVVTPLDVVRWDKAGEQVMLDAARRAQQLPGNPTILLYKNNTDNKGASYGAHENYLMRRSTPFADIVRHLTPFFVSRQVFCGAGRVGRGQDGRDHGYQISQRADFFEVEVGLETTLKRPIINTRDEPHADPEKYRRLHVIIGDANLSEIATYLKVGTTSLVLAMIEDRFITRDLAVDTPVAALRAVSHDPTLRQTVTLADGRRLTGVQLQLEFLDLAKKYVEDRFGADADPQTVDVLHRWEDVLGRLESDPMSLADQLDWVAKLKLIEQYRSRDGLAWDDAKLQLIDYQYSDIRPEKGLYHRLVGAGRIQRLLGDAEVESAMTNPPAETRAYFRGRCLEKYAPDIAAASWDSVIFDLPGRESLQRVPTIDPLRGSKAHVGELIDRCATAEELVRALSR; this is encoded by the coding sequence ATGAGCGTGCGCCGCGTGATGGGCACCGAGGTGGAGTACGGCATCTCGGTCCAGGGTCAACCGACCGCCAACCCGATGGTGGCCTCCTCCCAGGTCGTCAACGCCTACGCCACGGCCACCGTGCGGGCCCGGCGCGCGCGCTGGGACTTCGAGGAGGAGTCGCCGCTGCGCGACGCCCGCGGCTTCGACATGTCGCGCCAGATCGCCGACCCGACCCAGCTCACCGACGAGGACCTCGGCCTCGCCAACGTGATCCTGACCAACGGCGCGCGGCTCTACGTCGACCACGCCCACCCGGAGTACTCCACCCCCGAGGTCGTCACCCCGCTCGACGTGGTCCGGTGGGACAAGGCGGGGGAGCAGGTGATGCTCGACGCCGCCCGGCGCGCCCAGCAGCTCCCCGGCAACCCGACGATCCTGCTCTACAAGAACAACACCGACAACAAGGGTGCCTCCTACGGCGCGCACGAGAACTACCTGATGCGCCGCTCCACCCCCTTCGCCGACATCGTCCGACACCTCACGCCCTTCTTCGTCAGCCGCCAGGTCTTTTGCGGCGCCGGCCGGGTCGGTCGCGGCCAGGACGGGCGCGACCACGGCTACCAGATCAGCCAGCGCGCCGACTTCTTCGAGGTCGAGGTCGGGCTCGAGACCACCCTCAAGCGGCCGATCATCAACACCCGCGACGAGCCCCACGCCGATCCCGAGAAGTACCGCCGGCTGCACGTCATCATCGGCGACGCGAACCTCTCCGAGATCGCGACCTACCTCAAGGTCGGCACCACCTCGCTCGTCCTCGCCATGATCGAGGACCGGTTCATCACTCGTGACCTCGCCGTCGACACGCCCGTCGCCGCGCTGCGCGCCGTGTCCCACGACCCCACGCTGCGCCAGACCGTGACCCTGGCCGACGGCCGGCGGCTGACCGGCGTCCAGCTGCAGCTGGAGTTCCTCGACCTCGCCAAGAAGTACGTCGAGGACCGCTTCGGCGCCGACGCGGATCCCCAGACGGTCGACGTACTGCACCGCTGGGAGGACGTCCTGGGTCGGCTCGAGTCCGACCCGATGTCGCTGGCCGACCAGCTCGACTGGGTCGCCAAGCTCAAGCTGATCGAGCAGTACCGCTCCCGCGACGGGCTGGCCTGGGACGACGCCAAGCTCCAGCTCATCGACTACCAGTACTCCGACATCCGGCCCGAGAAGGGCCTCTACCACCGCCTGGTCGGCGCGGGCCGCATCCAGCGGCTCCTCGGAGACGCCGAGGTCGAGTCGGCGATGACCAACCCGCCGGCCGAGACCCGCGCGTACTTCCGCGGCCGCTGCCTCGAGAAGTACGCCCCCGACATCGCCGCCGCGTCCTGGGACTCGGTGATCTTCGACCTCCCCGGCCGCGAGTCGCTGCAGCGGGTCCCGACCATCGACCCGCTGCGCGGCAGCAAGGCCCACGTCGGTGAGCTGATCGACCGGTGCGCGACCGCGGAGGAGTTGGTCCGCGCGCTCAGTCGGTGA
- a CDS encoding DUF1206 domain-containing protein, whose translation MEQGTERAARETRDHPAVTGVARAGMAAYGVVYVIVGWLAAQLALGHPDGSASGQGALEQLRDQPLGAVVLWLVAVGLAGLVVWELCQAVGGHRDQEGARRWLARAVSAGRGVVFAVLAVLAVRTASGGGASGGGSGGGGLTGRLLALPVGPAMVVLVGLGIAGVGVFSIVHAMSDRWRRGVEPQARAGTLGSVVTALARIGFATRGVAFLVLAGMFAWSGVTHDPSKSGGLDQAIVRFRDEPYGPAAMVVVALGLGCYGLFHVLRAAFLRED comes from the coding sequence GTGGAGCAGGGTACGGAGCGAGCGGCGCGCGAGACGCGCGACCACCCGGCGGTCACCGGGGTGGCCCGGGCCGGGATGGCGGCGTACGGCGTGGTCTACGTGATCGTGGGGTGGCTGGCGGCACAGCTGGCGCTCGGCCACCCCGACGGCTCGGCGTCCGGTCAGGGTGCCCTGGAGCAGCTGCGGGACCAGCCGCTGGGCGCGGTCGTGCTGTGGTTGGTCGCGGTGGGCCTGGCCGGTCTCGTGGTGTGGGAGCTGTGTCAGGCCGTGGGCGGCCACCGCGACCAGGAGGGTGCCCGGCGGTGGCTGGCCCGAGCCGTGTCGGCGGGTCGCGGCGTCGTCTTCGCCGTGCTGGCCGTGCTCGCGGTGCGCACCGCGAGTGGCGGTGGTGCTTCAGGCGGCGGCTCTGGCGGCGGTGGCCTCACGGGGCGCCTGCTCGCGCTGCCGGTCGGGCCGGCGATGGTGGTCCTGGTCGGACTCGGGATCGCCGGCGTCGGCGTCTTCAGCATCGTCCACGCCATGTCGGACCGCTGGCGCCGGGGCGTCGAGCCGCAGGCACGCGCCGGGACGCTGGGCAGCGTGGTGACGGCGCTCGCGCGGATCGGCTTCGCGACCCGCGGCGTGGCGTTCCTGGTGCTGGCCGGGATGTTCGCGTGGAGCGGCGTCACCCACGACCCGTCGAAGTCGGGGGGCCTGGACCAGGCGATCGTCCGCTTCCGCGACGAGCCCTACGGGCCGGCGGCGATGGTCGTCGTGGCGCTCGGCCTCGGCTGCTACGGCCTGTTCCACGTCCTGCGGGCGGCCTTCCTCCGCGAGGACTGA
- a CDS encoding cysteine desulfurase-like protein translates to MTYDVARLRSLVPALDGGTVFLDGPGGTQTPRPVADAMRAVLLAPLSNRGSVTASSRNAEAVVQGFRTAVGDLLGADDDHAVVAGRSATQLAFDLARTIAADWAPGDEVVVSTLDHDSNIRPWVLAAAAAGAVVRRVDPDPETAEIPVERVAAQLSERTRLVAITGASNLVGTRPDLPAVAALARSHGAEVWVDGVHLVAHAPVDLGALDVDYLVCSPYKFLGPHCGVLVARRAALERLRPAKLAPSTDAVPERFELGTLPYELLAGTSAAIDVLASLVAERAGEDRRGRLTRAMSAVEAHEDGLRAVLEQGLAELSGVRVLSRAARRTPTLLLTVEGRDPQELVAALADHDICASAGTFYAAEGARALGLPAGGGLRLGLAPYTDRGDVDRTLAALRGVLGG, encoded by the coding sequence ATGACGTACGACGTGGCGCGGCTGCGCTCGCTGGTCCCGGCCCTCGACGGCGGCACCGTCTTCCTCGACGGTCCCGGCGGCACCCAGACCCCGCGCCCGGTCGCCGACGCGATGCGGGCGGTCCTGCTCGCGCCGCTGTCGAACCGGGGCTCGGTGACCGCGTCCTCCCGCAACGCCGAGGCGGTCGTCCAGGGCTTCCGCACGGCCGTCGGCGACCTGCTCGGGGCCGACGACGACCACGCCGTGGTCGCCGGCCGCAGCGCCACCCAGCTCGCCTTCGACCTGGCCCGCACCATCGCCGCCGACTGGGCGCCCGGCGACGAGGTCGTCGTCTCCACCCTCGACCACGACTCCAACATCCGGCCCTGGGTGCTCGCCGCGGCGGCCGCCGGCGCCGTCGTCCGCCGGGTGGACCCGGACCCGGAGACCGCGGAGATCCCGGTCGAGCGGGTCGCCGCCCAGCTCTCGGAGCGGACCCGGCTGGTCGCCATCACCGGCGCCTCGAACCTGGTCGGCACCCGCCCCGACCTGCCGGCCGTCGCGGCGCTCGCGCGCTCCCACGGCGCCGAGGTCTGGGTCGACGGCGTGCACCTGGTCGCCCACGCCCCGGTCGACCTCGGGGCGCTCGACGTCGACTACCTGGTCTGCTCGCCGTACAAGTTCCTGGGACCGCACTGTGGTGTCCTCGTCGCTCGCCGCGCGGCCCTGGAGCGGCTGCGGCCGGCCAAGCTGGCGCCGTCGACCGACGCCGTGCCCGAGCGCTTCGAGCTCGGCACCCTGCCGTACGAGCTGCTCGCCGGCACCAGCGCGGCCATCGACGTGCTGGCGTCGCTGGTCGCGGAGCGGGCCGGCGAGGACCGCCGGGGCCGGCTGACCCGCGCGATGAGCGCGGTCGAGGCCCACGAGGACGGCCTCCGCGCCGTCCTGGAGCAGGGCCTGGCCGAGCTGTCGGGGGTGCGGGTCCTGTCCCGGGCGGCCCGGCGTACGCCGACCCTGCTGCTCACCGTCGAGGGCCGCGACCCGCAGGAGCTGGTCGCCGCGCTCGCGGACCACGACATCTGCGCCTCGGCCGGCACCTTCTACGCCGCCGAGGGCGCCCGGGCGCTGGGACTCCCCGCGGGCGGCGGGCTCCGGCTCGGCCTGGCGCCGTACACCGACCGCGGCGACGTCGACCGGACCCTGGCCGCGCTGCGCGGGGTTCTCGGGGGCTGA
- a CDS encoding metal-dependent hydrolase family protein — protein MTSTLLRGGHVLVGDGTAPVRADVLVAEGRVAAVGLDLPAPAPAGGVDVLDVSGAVVAPGLVDCHVHLVFDGMDSQRLQAEPFSLQYFQAARAMAATLAAGVTTVRDAGGADLGMKVAQERGLLPGPRLRTAVSVLSPTGGHADGWTVHGDDVRLLVPHPGRPACVVDGVEGMRLRVRELARAGADVIKVCASGGVMSTRDDPHHPQFSADELAVCVAEAADHGLGVMAHAHSAEGIHRALRAGVRSIEHGVYLDDEGIELLLDRGAWLVPTLLAPVALVESIDAGMRVPPEVEDKARRIADGHLAAVARAYDAGVRIALGTDSGVFAHGQNHRELGLLAEAGMRPAEVLATSRSGAELLGLDDVGTVTAGARADLVVLDGDWADLGRFAENLRLVLQDGVVR, from the coding sequence ATGACCAGCACCCTGCTGCGGGGTGGTCACGTCCTCGTCGGGGACGGAACCGCCCCGGTGCGGGCCGACGTACTCGTCGCCGAGGGCCGGGTCGCGGCGGTCGGGCTCGACCTGCCTGCCCCGGCGCCGGCCGGCGGGGTGGACGTCCTCGACGTCAGCGGTGCGGTCGTCGCGCCGGGCCTGGTCGACTGCCACGTCCACCTGGTGTTCGACGGGATGGACTCCCAGCGGCTCCAGGCCGAGCCGTTCTCACTGCAGTACTTCCAGGCCGCCCGGGCGATGGCCGCGACGCTCGCGGCCGGCGTCACGACGGTGCGCGACGCGGGTGGCGCCGACCTCGGGATGAAGGTCGCCCAGGAGCGCGGGCTGCTGCCCGGGCCGAGGCTGCGGACGGCGGTTTCGGTGCTGAGCCCGACCGGGGGCCACGCCGACGGGTGGACCGTCCACGGGGACGACGTCCGGCTCCTCGTCCCGCACCCGGGGCGTCCGGCCTGCGTCGTGGACGGGGTCGAGGGGATGCGGCTGCGGGTGCGCGAGCTGGCCCGGGCCGGGGCCGACGTGATCAAGGTGTGCGCCTCGGGTGGCGTGATGTCGACCCGCGACGACCCGCACCACCCGCAGTTCTCCGCCGACGAGCTGGCCGTCTGCGTCGCCGAGGCCGCGGACCACGGGCTCGGCGTGATGGCCCATGCGCACAGCGCGGAGGGGATCCACCGGGCGCTGCGCGCGGGCGTGCGCTCGATCGAGCACGGGGTGTACCTCGACGACGAGGGGATCGAGCTGCTCCTGGACCGCGGCGCCTGGCTGGTCCCGACCCTGCTCGCCCCGGTCGCCCTCGTCGAGTCGATCGACGCGGGCATGCGGGTCCCCCCGGAGGTCGAGGACAAGGCGCGCCGGATCGCGGACGGTCACCTCGCCGCCGTCGCCCGCGCCTACGATGCGGGGGTGCGGATCGCGTTGGGCACCGACAGCGGTGTGTTCGCCCACGGCCAGAACCACCGCGAGCTGGGCCTGCTCGCCGAGGCGGGGATGCGACCCGCGGAGGTGCTCGCGACCAGCCGGTCGGGCGCCGAGCTGCTCGGTCTCGACGACGTCGGCACCGTCACCGCCGGCGCCCGGGCCGATCTCGTCGTCCTCGACGGCGACTGGGCCGACCTGGGCCGCTTCGCCGAGAATCTCCGGCTGGTGCTGCAGGACGGGGTGGTCCGATGA
- a CDS encoding DUF917 domain-containing protein, with protein MKLIDEQALLDMTLGSTILGSGGGGDPHVGMLLARDAIRKHGPVPLVDLEEVPDDANIVFIAGIGAPGVLIEKLPRAAEYERVLQELERFTGQKYDYVCPAEAGGLNAVTPFACAGPSGVPVIDADGMGRAFPKLEMVTPTLYGGKATPFVMLDEHGNTMFAETATNAWAEDYARAGVLASGANAAMALYPMTGAEAKQRLVRGALTTASDIGRAIREAREQHVNPVQAVLDQQDGVLLFTGKVQSVQRQNKDGWTIGEATMVGLDAFEGQEFVMYFQNENLAATRNGEFVATTPDLIMAMELDSGEPIPSEVIRYGYRVAVIGLPADAHWRTPAGVEISGPRRFGYDTDFRAVEEIAG; from the coding sequence ATGAAGCTGATCGACGAGCAGGCACTGCTCGACATGACCCTCGGATCGACGATCCTCGGCTCCGGCGGCGGCGGCGACCCCCACGTCGGGATGCTGCTGGCCCGCGACGCGATCCGCAAGCACGGCCCGGTGCCGCTGGTGGATCTCGAGGAGGTGCCGGACGACGCCAACATCGTGTTCATCGCCGGCATCGGCGCCCCCGGCGTGCTGATCGAGAAGCTGCCGCGCGCCGCGGAGTACGAGCGCGTGCTGCAGGAGCTGGAGCGGTTCACCGGCCAGAAGTACGACTACGTGTGCCCGGCCGAGGCCGGCGGCCTCAACGCCGTGACCCCCTTCGCCTGTGCCGGTCCGTCCGGCGTACCGGTCATCGACGCCGACGGCATGGGCCGGGCCTTCCCGAAGCTGGAGATGGTCACCCCGACCCTCTACGGCGGCAAGGCGACGCCCTTCGTGATGCTCGACGAGCACGGCAACACCATGTTCGCCGAGACCGCGACCAACGCCTGGGCCGAGGACTACGCCCGGGCCGGCGTCCTGGCGAGCGGTGCGAACGCCGCGATGGCGCTCTACCCGATGACCGGCGCCGAGGCGAAGCAGCGGCTGGTCCGCGGCGCGCTCACGACGGCCTCCGACATCGGCCGCGCCATCCGCGAGGCCCGCGAGCAGCACGTCAACCCGGTGCAGGCGGTGCTCGACCAGCAGGACGGCGTGCTGCTGTTCACCGGCAAGGTGCAGTCCGTGCAGCGCCAGAACAAGGACGGCTGGACCATCGGCGAGGCGACCATGGTGGGCCTGGACGCCTTCGAGGGCCAGGAGTTCGTCATGTACTTCCAGAACGAGAACCTGGCGGCCACCCGCAACGGCGAGTTCGTGGCGACCACCCCGGACCTGATCATGGCGATGGAGCTGGACTCCGGCGAGCCGATCCCGTCCGAGGTGATCCGCTACGGCTACCGGGTCGCGGTGATCGGCCTGCCGGCCGACGCGCACTGGCGCACCCCGGCCGGCGTCGAGATCAGCGGTCCCCGCCGGTTCGGCTACGACACCGACTTCCGGGCGGTCGAGGAGATCGCTGGATGA